The following proteins are encoded in a genomic region of Spirosoma sp. SC4-14:
- a CDS encoding n-acetylglutamate synthase, whose amino-acid sequence MYDNKIFRSVANTDNGEVSGETLFYYHQQDRIVWADYSGGAIIKGFLIATVQDDQSLEMRYEHINAQHELMTGRCKSIPEQLPDGRIRLHERWQWTSGDQSSGESVIEEVPS is encoded by the coding sequence ATGTACGATAACAAAATTTTCCGATCTGTTGCCAATACCGACAATGGCGAAGTGAGTGGTGAAACCCTATTTTATTATCATCAGCAAGACCGTATTGTCTGGGCTGACTATAGTGGCGGGGCCATCATTAAAGGATTTTTGATTGCCACAGTACAGGACGATCAGAGTCTGGAGATGCGGTACGAACACATCAACGCCCAGCACGAACTAATGACTGGCCGATGTAAATCGATTCCAGAACAATTGCCCGATGGCCGAATCCGGCTGCATGAGCGCTGGCAATGGACCAGTGGCGACCAATCGTCGGGCGAGTCAGTTATTGAAGAAGTTCCGAGCTGA
- a CDS encoding peptidylprolyl isomerase, with protein MRQLTGGILLALAVTACKTSAPVVQQTPPQPVILTLGSKTFSTDDFFQSFTKNQFSSDSTQHTDVKDYLDLYTNLKLKVLDAEAEGRDTTEAFREEINTYRKQLAQSYLTDKVLVESMAAEAYQHMQEEINVSHILVSVVQDAAPADTLAAYQKALAIRKQALAGTDFAKLAQDNSQDVQTASKGGNLGYITAFSLIYPLETAAYATPVGQISQPIRTRFGYHLLQVNDRRPGRGKIRVAHLLVRLSPGADETGQKAAKDRIDAAYARLQKGDLFETVCKEVSDDVTSRNNGGLLPLFGVDRQVPAFEQAAYALTKPGELSKPVQTNYGWHIIKLIERKGLEPYADLAPSLRQRVTTDTRAEVLRQSTVQRLRKDYPIQEDKSVVATALAKADSSLLRGKWRFSEPLEADLDNKTIATIGGKPISVNQFFAYVRLKQQPQRNPALADAEPTQPIVGSPAVAMRRLFDRFIGDQLISTEEDNLDKKSPEFRALLSEIREGVLLSQVMEENVWERSMTDSTGQRQYFEQHKDQYRFPERAVATIVVAQNEDQLKQAREMLAGRPPYQLRRSAPDLSFDQNQTMLTPKLRERLFEVVATLASNPAYVVEVSGSHDATERDSISAGRIRAVVNYLLKNGITLNRIAEKDYQGVPPRRTTDAPKDPAVQRRISFQYFSNAKTDIARVLNNSYGQADTEAAVTVLDGIFAEGDNAILDGISEWKEGTTTFNRDSKSVMVSISRIEPARAKTFAEARGSVINDYQGVLEKQWLAQLRQKYPVKVNDDEIRKLTK; from the coding sequence ATGCGCCAACTCACAGGCGGAATATTGCTGGCACTTGCCGTAACGGCCTGCAAAACATCCGCACCCGTAGTTCAGCAAACGCCCCCGCAACCGGTTATTCTGACCCTGGGTTCTAAAACCTTCAGTACTGACGATTTTTTTCAGTCGTTTACAAAAAACCAGTTCTCATCAGATTCTACCCAGCATACTGATGTAAAAGATTATCTCGACCTGTATACCAATTTAAAGCTTAAAGTGCTGGATGCCGAAGCCGAGGGGCGCGACACCACCGAAGCCTTTCGGGAGGAAATAAACACCTATCGAAAGCAACTGGCACAGTCGTATCTGACCGATAAGGTACTGGTTGAGTCGATGGCCGCCGAAGCATATCAGCACATGCAGGAAGAAATAAATGTGTCGCATATTCTGGTATCGGTTGTTCAGGATGCTGCGCCTGCCGATACTCTGGCCGCCTATCAAAAAGCGCTGGCGATTCGAAAACAGGCTTTGGCAGGCACCGATTTTGCCAAACTTGCCCAGGACAATTCGCAGGATGTACAAACCGCCAGCAAAGGTGGCAATCTAGGCTACATCACTGCTTTTTCGCTGATCTACCCCCTCGAAACAGCCGCCTATGCTACCCCCGTTGGGCAGATTTCGCAACCTATTCGAACCCGTTTCGGCTATCATCTTTTACAAGTGAATGACCGCCGGCCTGGGCGTGGAAAGATCCGTGTCGCTCACCTATTGGTTCGGCTAAGCCCTGGTGCCGACGAAACGGGGCAGAAAGCAGCAAAAGATCGAATCGATGCCGCCTATGCTCGCCTACAAAAGGGTGATTTGTTCGAAACTGTTTGCAAGGAAGTTTCTGATGATGTTACCTCGCGTAACAATGGTGGCCTTTTGCCTCTATTTGGCGTAGATCGGCAGGTTCCCGCTTTCGAACAGGCCGCCTATGCACTCACAAAGCCCGGAGAACTATCAAAACCCGTTCAAACCAATTATGGCTGGCATATTATTAAACTCATCGAACGGAAAGGACTTGAGCCATATGCCGACCTGGCTCCTTCGCTCCGGCAGCGCGTCACGACCGATACTCGGGCTGAGGTATTACGCCAATCGACCGTTCAGCGGCTTCGGAAAGACTATCCGATTCAGGAAGATAAATCAGTAGTGGCCACTGCTCTGGCCAAAGCCGATAGCAGTCTTCTCAGAGGAAAATGGCGCTTCAGCGAACCGCTGGAAGCAGATCTGGACAATAAAACAATTGCGACGATTGGCGGAAAGCCCATTAGTGTTAACCAGTTTTTTGCCTATGTACGGCTAAAACAACAGCCACAGCGAAATCCGGCACTGGCCGATGCTGAGCCTACCCAGCCCATCGTTGGGTCGCCCGCAGTAGCCATGCGCCGACTATTCGACCGCTTTATTGGCGATCAGCTCATCAGCACCGAAGAAGATAACCTGGACAAAAAGTCGCCCGAATTTCGGGCCTTGCTCAGCGAGATCAGAGAGGGTGTTTTGCTGTCGCAGGTAATGGAAGAAAATGTGTGGGAACGTTCGATGACCGACTCCACGGGTCAACGGCAGTATTTTGAGCAACATAAAGATCAGTATCGCTTTCCGGAGCGAGCCGTAGCAACGATTGTTGTTGCTCAAAACGAAGACCAGTTGAAACAGGCTCGTGAAATGCTGGCAGGCCGTCCGCCCTATCAGTTACGCCGGTCGGCACCAGACTTATCATTTGATCAGAATCAAACCATGTTAACGCCCAAACTTCGGGAAAGGTTGTTTGAGGTAGTTGCCACATTGGCCAGCAATCCGGCTTATGTGGTTGAAGTATCGGGCTCTCATGATGCCACCGAGAGAGATTCCATTTCGGCAGGGCGCATCCGAGCTGTTGTTAATTACCTGCTAAAGAATGGCATTACTCTCAATCGGATTGCCGAAAAAGACTACCAGGGCGTTCCACCACGGCGTACGACCGATGCTCCCAAAGATCCTGCTGTTCAGCGCCGGATTTCTTTCCAGTACTTTTCGAACGCAAAAACCGACATTGCCCGAGTCTTGAACAACTCTTATGGCCAGGCAGACACCGAAGCGGCTGTTACGGTTCTGGACGGTATTTTTGCCGAAGGTGACAATGCCATTCTCGACGGTATCAGCGAATGGAAAGAAGGAACGACAACCTTTAATCGGGATAGCAAATCGGTGATGGTATCCATTAGCCGAATTGAACCCGCCCGCGCCAAAACGTTTGCCGAAGCCAGAGGTTCGGTTATTAACGACTATCAGGGAGTACTCGAAAAACAGTGGCTGGCACAACTTCGGCAGAAATACCCGGTCAAAGTCAATGACGATGAAATTCGGAAACTGACGAAGTAG
- a CDS encoding agmatine deiminase family protein — protein MSNSFDNSFIPAREGFFFPAEWHPHLATWLSWPHTEASWTKERQELMFPAYIDFIKAIAESEQVCINAHNDIVIQAAKLRLLAAGADMDRITLLPNPTNDSWCRDHGPAFLINPKTKDRMIVNWGYNAWGGKYPPYDRDDLIPIEIAHYRGLEYVTPGIVMEGGSVEFNGAGTVLTSRACLLNQNRNSHLTQERIEQYLCNYYGVQQVLWVEDGIVGDDTDGHIDDTVRFVNEDTVIAAFEPNRNDDNYPFLQEIHQELKQMRLLNGKQLTIVELPMPDPVISDGLRLPASYANFLITNKSVIVPTFRCDKDQTALDLIGQCFPERTIIGIDSTEIVWGLGSFHCLSQQEPSV, from the coding sequence TTGAGCAACTCATTCGACAACTCCTTCATTCCTGCCCGCGAGGGTTTTTTCTTTCCGGCCGAATGGCATCCGCACCTGGCAACCTGGCTAAGCTGGCCACATACCGAAGCATCGTGGACCAAAGAGCGCCAGGAATTGATGTTTCCGGCTTATATCGACTTCATCAAAGCCATTGCCGAGAGCGAACAGGTTTGTATCAACGCTCACAACGACATTGTCATCCAGGCCGCTAAACTCCGCCTGCTCGCTGCCGGGGCCGATATGGACCGCATTACACTTTTGCCCAACCCTACCAACGATTCATGGTGCCGCGATCATGGACCGGCTTTTCTGATCAATCCGAAAACGAAAGACCGCATGATTGTTAACTGGGGTTATAATGCCTGGGGTGGCAAATATCCACCCTACGATCGCGACGACCTTATTCCAATCGAAATTGCCCACTATCGCGGCCTGGAGTATGTAACCCCAGGAATTGTTATGGAAGGCGGATCGGTCGAATTCAACGGAGCCGGAACCGTACTGACCAGCCGGGCCTGCCTGCTCAATCAGAACCGAAACAGCCATTTAACTCAGGAACGGATCGAGCAGTATCTGTGCAATTATTATGGCGTGCAGCAGGTGCTTTGGGTTGAAGATGGAATTGTGGGCGACGATACCGACGGGCATATCGACGACACGGTCCGGTTTGTCAATGAAGATACAGTTATTGCGGCCTTCGAGCCGAATCGAAACGACGACAATTACCCCTTCCTGCAGGAAATTCATCAGGAGCTAAAACAGATGCGTCTCCTGAACGGGAAACAACTCACTATTGTCGAACTACCCATGCCAGACCCGGTCATCAGCGATGGGTTACGGCTTCCGGCATCATATGCTAATTTCCTGATTACCAACAAGTCGGTTATCGTTCCTACATTCCGCTGCGACAAGGACCAAACCGCCCTCGATTTGATTGGCCAGTGTTTTCCAGAACGTACGATCATTGGCATCGACTCAACCGAAATCGTATGGGGACTTGGAAGTTTTCACTGCCTGAGCCAACAGGAACCTAGTGTCTGA
- the mnmA gene encoding tRNA 2-thiouridine(34) synthase MnmA: MSKHGRILVAMSGGIDSSLAAVMLHEEGYEVIGMTMKTWDYASSGGTKKETGCCSLDSINDARNIAVSLGFPHYILDIREEFGDYVIDHFTGEYLEGRTPNPCVLCNTHIKWDALLRRADRLDCEFIATGHYAHIRQEQGGLADGRYIISKGVDTLKDQSYVLWGVSQESLSRTKLPLGHLRKSEIREMAKERGFIELVTKSESYEICFVPDNDYRGFLKRRIPGLEDSVAGGNFVMEGTGKILGKHQGYPFYTIGQRKGLGMAFGQPMFVTEIRKETNEVVLGIDKDLLRDGMIVSKLNLQKYGHLPAPLETITKVRYKDPGTAATISQHNDKIEVLFHEGVSAIAPGQAAVFYEDNDVIGGGWIMKSFRQSEAKATQQAALV, from the coding sequence ATGAGTAAACACGGACGCATTCTTGTTGCCATGAGTGGCGGCATCGATTCCTCACTGGCAGCGGTTATGCTGCACGAAGAAGGCTACGAAGTAATTGGCATGACCATGAAAACATGGGACTATGCATCTTCGGGCGGCACTAAAAAAGAAACTGGCTGTTGCAGCCTCGACTCCATCAACGATGCCCGCAACATTGCCGTAAGCCTGGGCTTTCCGCACTATATTCTGGATATCCGCGAAGAATTTGGCGACTATGTGATCGATCATTTCACGGGCGAGTACCTGGAAGGTCGCACACCAAACCCCTGCGTACTCTGCAATACGCACATCAAATGGGACGCCCTATTGCGCCGGGCCGACCGGCTCGACTGTGAGTTTATTGCAACCGGACACTATGCCCATATCCGGCAGGAACAAGGTGGTTTGGCGGATGGCCGATACATTATTTCCAAAGGAGTAGATACACTAAAAGATCAGTCCTACGTGCTTTGGGGTGTATCGCAGGAAAGCCTGAGTCGAACCAAATTGCCTCTGGGACATCTTCGTAAATCTGAAATTCGCGAAATGGCCAAAGAACGGGGCTTTATCGAACTAGTTACCAAATCGGAATCATACGAAATCTGCTTCGTACCCGACAACGATTACCGGGGCTTTCTCAAACGGCGCATTCCGGGACTAGAAGACAGTGTGGCGGGTGGCAATTTTGTAATGGAAGGGACCGGCAAAATTCTCGGCAAACACCAGGGTTATCCATTCTATACCATTGGGCAACGGAAAGGGCTGGGCATGGCCTTCGGTCAGCCTATGTTTGTTACCGAAATTCGGAAAGAAACCAACGAAGTTGTACTGGGAATCGATAAAGACCTACTGCGCGATGGCATGATTGTGAGCAAACTGAATCTGCAAAAATATGGTCACCTTCCGGCTCCACTCGAAACCATTACCAAAGTTCGATACAAAGATCCGGGAACGGCTGCAACTATATCTCAGCATAACGATAAAATTGAAGTTCTTTTCCATGAAGGTGTTTCGGCTATTGCACCCGGTCAGGCTGCCGTTTTCTACGAAGACAATGATGTTATTGGTGGCGGCTGGATCATGAAAAGTTTTCGGCAGAGCGAAGCCAAAGCAACCCAACAAGCGGCTCTGGTATAA
- a CDS encoding MoxR family ATPase, protein MPYSSDVAAAEALTASYQKLKSEISKVVIGQDETVRLLLTAIFCQGHCLLVGVPGLAKTLLIQTIAGALDLDFNRIQFTPDLMPSDILGSETLDQERNFKFIKGPVFANIILADEINRTPPKTQSALLEAMQEYAVTIAGQKYNLGRPFFVLATQNPIEQEGTYPLPEAQLDRFMFNIYLDYPSYQSELDIVKSTTTDNRYDVQRVITGEEIREFQHLVRRVPVVDNVVEYAVKLVHKTRPNTELASSDANQYLEWGAGPRASQALILASKCNALLTGKYSPDIEDVRAVALPILRHRVVRNFKAEAEGISVEQLIKRML, encoded by the coding sequence GTGCCTTACTCATCGGATGTTGCGGCTGCAGAAGCCCTTACTGCTTCTTATCAGAAACTTAAAAGTGAAATTTCAAAGGTTGTAATCGGTCAGGATGAAACCGTTCGGCTGCTGTTAACGGCTATTTTCTGTCAGGGTCATTGCCTGTTGGTAGGGGTTCCGGGACTGGCCAAAACGCTGTTGATTCAGACAATTGCCGGTGCGCTCGACCTCGATTTTAACCGCATTCAGTTTACCCCCGACCTGATGCCGTCTGACATTCTGGGCTCCGAAACGCTCGATCAGGAGCGCAACTTTAAGTTTATTAAAGGGCCCGTTTTTGCCAACATTATTCTAGCCGACGAAATCAACCGCACTCCTCCTAAAACACAGTCGGCTCTGCTCGAAGCCATGCAGGAATATGCGGTTACGATTGCTGGCCAAAAATATAACCTGGGTCGCCCGTTTTTTGTACTGGCTACCCAGAACCCAATCGAGCAGGAAGGCACCTACCCGCTACCCGAAGCCCAGCTCGACCGTTTCATGTTTAACATCTATCTGGATTATCCTTCGTATCAGTCGGAGCTTGATATTGTAAAAAGCACAACGACCGACAATCGCTACGACGTACAACGGGTCATTACGGGCGAAGAAATCAGAGAGTTCCAGCACCTGGTTCGTCGGGTACCGGTGGTCGACAATGTAGTCGAATATGCCGTTAAGCTCGTTCATAAAACCCGCCCCAATACGGAACTGGCCTCGTCGGATGCCAATCAGTATTTAGAATGGGGAGCCGGTCCACGCGCATCGCAGGCACTGATTCTGGCCTCGAAGTGTAATGCCCTGCTGACTGGTAAATACTCACCCGATATTGAAGATGTTCGAGCGGTTGCCTTACCAATTCTCCGCCACCGCGTTGTCCGGAATTTCAAAGCAGAGGCTGAAGGAATATCAGTTGAGCAGTTGATCAAACGGATGTTATAA
- a CDS encoding DUF1080 domain-containing protein, whose translation MKSCLLLTGLLLALTTQLFAQTPPTGHPNTNGAGWKPLFERDLSDAGYPKGVWSYSEGELTATEDKAIWTARAYDDFVLDLQFKTADGTNSGIVVHCSDTANWIPNSVEIQIADDHSKKWSESPKNWQCGAFFGHQAATKSLVKKPGEWNRYTITCQGKMIYIVLNNQLVNTIDLSKFTSAKTNPDGSEVPAWLSKPAADLPLHGYIGLQGKHAGAPIYFRNLKIKEL comes from the coding sequence ATGAAAAGCTGTCTGCTCCTTACAGGTCTTTTACTGGCATTAACCACCCAATTATTCGCTCAGACTCCACCTACCGGACACCCCAATACGAACGGAGCAGGCTGGAAACCCCTTTTCGAGAGAGACTTATCTGATGCAGGTTACCCTAAAGGCGTATGGAGTTATTCGGAGGGCGAACTCACGGCCACCGAAGATAAAGCCATCTGGACAGCCAGAGCCTATGACGATTTTGTGCTGGACCTTCAGTTTAAAACCGCCGATGGAACCAATAGCGGCATTGTTGTGCACTGTAGCGACACAGCCAACTGGATTCCAAATTCGGTAGAAATTCAGATCGCCGACGACCATTCTAAAAAATGGTCAGAATCGCCCAAAAATTGGCAATGTGGTGCTTTTTTCGGCCATCAGGCTGCTACCAAAAGCCTGGTAAAAAAGCCTGGCGAATGGAACCGGTATACGATTACCTGTCAGGGAAAAATGATTTATATCGTTCTCAACAATCAGTTAGTGAACACCATTGATCTGTCGAAATTCACATCGGCCAAGACAAACCCTGATGGCTCTGAGGTTCCGGCCTGGCTCAGCAAACCCGCTGCCGACTTACCCTTGCATGGCTATATTGGTTTACAGGGAAAACATGCCGGGGCACCTATTTACTTCCGCAATCTGAAGATTAAGGAATTATAG
- a CDS encoding HAD family phosphatase, which yields MHDFPFAALFDMDGVLVDNADFHINAWLQFAQEKGFPLTRNQYLEHINGRVSADAMAYVFGRPIEPGQLITLTEEKEAIYRELYRPYLQSTPGLLPLLDALKAKHVRMAVGTSAPISNVYFTLDGLPLRPYFDTVVDASMVTRGKPDPEIYLKAAERVGVAPARCIVFEDAFAGIEAGLNAGMSVVALATTHTPNELISTGASLIVNDFTELSVATLQDLVRKSSR from the coding sequence ATGCACGATTTCCCGTTTGCCGCACTTTTCGACATGGACGGTGTTCTGGTCGACAATGCCGATTTCCATATTAATGCCTGGTTACAGTTTGCTCAGGAGAAAGGCTTTCCGCTGACCCGCAATCAGTATCTCGAACATATTAATGGACGCGTTTCGGCCGATGCCATGGCCTATGTGTTCGGACGGCCTATTGAACCCGGCCAACTCATCACACTGACCGAAGAGAAAGAAGCTATTTATCGGGAACTCTATCGCCCATATCTTCAGTCGACGCCAGGCTTGCTCCCGCTTCTGGACGCCCTGAAAGCTAAGCATGTACGGATGGCCGTGGGTACGTCAGCTCCGATCAGCAATGTGTATTTTACCCTCGACGGATTGCCCTTACGCCCTTATTTCGATACCGTGGTTGACGCCAGTATGGTAACCCGCGGAAAACCAGACCCCGAAATCTACCTGAAAGCGGCCGAACGTGTTGGCGTTGCTCCTGCTCGCTGTATTGTGTTTGAAGATGCTTTTGCCGGAATTGAAGCGGGCTTAAACGCAGGTATGTCGGTAGTTGCTCTGGCCACTACTCACACTCCCAATGAGCTGATATCGACGGGGGCCTCGCTGATTGTTAACGACTTTACGGAGCTTTCCGTAGCAACGCTACAGGATTTGGTACGCAAATCCAGCCGCTGA
- a CDS encoding PspC domain-containing protein, with amino-acid sequence MNKRLERIPDQAQIGGVCAGIADYFGIDRSLVRVLFVIGIFIPHFPALIIYCILWIALPERRFGTSAAQSTVYANPVFSMNPYNPNRPASPDRSVVGGAVLILLGVLFLLDRYFDIDFGDLWPFFLIAIGLWLIFRDRIKTPFDSNNNNNPNDTL; translated from the coding sequence ATGAACAAACGATTAGAACGTATTCCTGACCAGGCCCAGATAGGTGGTGTATGCGCTGGTATAGCCGACTACTTTGGTATAGATCGCTCCTTAGTCCGAGTCCTATTTGTGATAGGAATTTTCATTCCGCACTTTCCAGCGCTTATCATTTACTGTATCTTGTGGATTGCGCTGCCAGAACGCAGGTTCGGTACATCGGCCGCACAATCAACCGTTTATGCAAACCCTGTTTTTTCTATGAATCCCTACAATCCTAATCGACCCGCATCGCCCGACCGTAGTGTTGTTGGTGGAGCTGTCCTGATTCTGCTTGGCGTTTTGTTTTTGCTGGATCGTTATTTCGACATCGATTTCGGCGATCTGTGGCCGTTTTTCCTGATCGCTATTGGTCTGTGGCTAATTTTCCGCGATCGCATCAAAACGCCCTTCGATTCCAATAATAACAACAATCCTAATGACACTTTGTAA
- a CDS encoding peptidylprolyl isomerase, with protein sequence MKKSISHIFVVLMGWFLVSPAFGQGQGISLNKIIAKVDNYYVLRSDLEEAYQSYVSQNQTPPQKCQLLESLVINKMMLAKAEIDSVVVDDKIVDSELDQRMQYMAQQFGSEKNIIEAYGKSLEMLKSELRQQVKDQKIVQKMQQNITSNVKITPREVRKFFDAIPKDSLPYMPADVEIGQIVRFAKATKEQKDALRQRLLDIKKRVENGEDFGKLAKEYSEDVSSAQNNGDLGFAKRGMMVAPFEGAALKLKPNELSDVVESEFGLHLIQLIETRGAEYHARHILLRPDYNRLDLSEPTHFLDSLRTLIVADSIKFDKAAHDFSEDKSTADAGGLLRDPQTGTSKLAMDGTMEYALFTMLDTMKVGSVSKPLPYRTEDGKSAVRILYFKSKVPPHTADFKLDFEKLQNIVLANKKNHAIDEWFRKSVSDVYITVDPEFHGCRIFGTTQKSAAALSQGDGE encoded by the coding sequence ATGAAAAAATCAATCAGCCATATTTTCGTTGTCTTGATGGGTTGGTTCCTGGTATCTCCTGCCTTTGGCCAGGGACAGGGCATTAGCCTCAATAAGATCATCGCAAAAGTTGATAATTACTATGTGCTCCGGTCCGATCTGGAAGAAGCCTATCAATCGTATGTTAGCCAGAATCAGACTCCTCCCCAAAAATGCCAGCTTCTGGAAAGTCTCGTTATCAATAAGATGATGCTGGCAAAAGCTGAGATTGATTCGGTAGTGGTCGACGATAAGATTGTTGACAGTGAGTTAGACCAGCGAATGCAGTATATGGCCCAGCAGTTTGGCTCGGAGAAGAACATCATTGAAGCTTACGGAAAAAGCCTCGAAATGCTCAAAAGCGAGTTGCGCCAGCAGGTAAAAGACCAGAAGATTGTGCAGAAGATGCAGCAGAACATCACGAGCAATGTAAAAATCACTCCTCGTGAAGTACGTAAGTTCTTCGATGCCATCCCCAAAGATAGCCTGCCATACATGCCTGCCGATGTAGAAATTGGGCAGATTGTGCGCTTTGCCAAGGCTACTAAGGAGCAAAAAGATGCCCTTCGGCAACGTCTTCTCGACATCAAAAAACGGGTTGAAAATGGCGAAGATTTCGGTAAACTGGCCAAAGAGTACTCCGAAGATGTGAGTTCTGCTCAGAACAATGGTGATCTGGGCTTTGCCAAACGGGGGATGATGGTGGCCCCTTTCGAAGGGGCAGCTCTGAAACTAAAACCAAACGAACTCTCCGACGTTGTTGAATCTGAATTTGGCCTTCACCTGATTCAACTCATCGAAACACGCGGAGCCGAATACCACGCTCGTCATATTCTGCTTCGGCCCGACTATAATCGGCTTGATTTAAGTGAACCGACCCATTTTCTGGATAGCCTTCGTACATTGATCGTGGCAGATTCTATTAAATTCGATAAAGCCGCTCATGATTTTTCGGAAGACAAATCAACAGCCGATGCAGGTGGTCTGCTCCGCGATCCGCAAACGGGAACCAGCAAACTGGCAATGGACGGTACAATGGAATATGCGCTGTTTACTATGCTCGATACAATGAAAGTTGGGTCTGTGTCAAAACCCTTACCGTATCGTACGGAAGATGGTAAAAGTGCGGTACGCATTCTGTATTTCAAGAGTAAAGTTCCCCCTCATACCGCTGATTTTAAACTCGACTTTGAAAAGTTACAAAATATCGTGCTAGCCAATAAAAAGAACCACGCCATTGATGAATGGTTCCGCAAATCGGTATCCGATGTATACATCACTGTCGATCCTGAATTTCATGGGTGTCGTATCTTCGGAACGACCCAAAAAAGTGCGGCAGCACTCAGCCAGGGTGACGGAGAATAG
- a CDS encoding DNA starvation/stationary phase protection protein, translating into MEANIGISSENREIVAHQLSKVLADEFVLYTKTLNAHWNLEGMDFHSVHLYFEELYNQSAEIVDDVAERIRQLGHYAPATLKNFLQLTHLTEQDEDGNDSRSLIKKLLSDHESIITFLRGNINEFQEAHHDAGTSDYITGLMEKHEKIAWMLRAHLK; encoded by the coding sequence ATGGAAGCAAATATTGGTATTTCCTCTGAAAACCGTGAAATCGTTGCCCATCAGTTATCTAAGGTATTGGCCGACGAATTCGTGCTCTACACAAAAACGCTCAATGCACACTGGAATCTGGAAGGGATGGATTTTCATTCAGTCCATCTCTATTTTGAAGAACTTTATAACCAATCTGCCGAGATTGTCGACGATGTTGCCGAACGAATCCGGCAGCTAGGGCATTATGCACCAGCAACGTTGAAAAACTTTCTGCAACTGACCCATTTAACCGAGCAGGACGAAGATGGCAACGATAGTCGTAGCCTGATTAAAAAGCTTCTGAGCGATCATGAAAGCATTATTACGTTTCTGCGGGGCAATATCAATGAGTTTCAGGAAGCTCATCACGACGCTGGAACGAGTGACTATATAACCGGGCTAATGGAAAAGCACGAAAAAATTGCCTGGATGCTACGGGCGCATCTTAAGTAA
- a CDS encoding N-(5'-phosphoribosyl)anthranilate isomerase, with protein MALATLVKISNVTNLSDARYCAGMGVDMLGFSMDVDSVNYVEPKTFAEIKSWVAGVLIVGETVSTDPDEISQMLDTYQPDLLQVDEAALLPYLGTLGKPLILRIDLSLVTLDELSTLIRTGATGADYILLEHNGPLHLDSDLKIVLQQLASRYPVLLGVGISANNVRELLAELPVQGIALSGGDEEQPGNKEFGELMDILEAIEED; from the coding sequence ATGGCTCTCGCTACTTTAGTCAAAATTTCTAACGTTACCAATTTGAGTGATGCCCGATATTGTGCGGGCATGGGTGTCGATATGCTCGGCTTTTCGATGGATGTCGATTCTGTAAATTATGTTGAGCCCAAAACGTTTGCCGAAATAAAGTCCTGGGTGGCTGGCGTTCTGATTGTTGGCGAAACCGTATCGACCGATCCTGATGAGATCAGTCAAATGCTGGACACATACCAGCCCGATCTTTTGCAGGTGGATGAGGCCGCTTTGCTACCTTATCTGGGCACACTCGGCAAGCCGCTCATTCTACGAATTGATCTGTCGCTTGTTACGCTCGACGAACTCAGTACACTTATCAGAACCGGAGCTACCGGAGCAGATTATATTCTTCTGGAACATAATGGTCCACTTCATCTTGATAGCGATCTTAAGATTGTTCTTCAGCAGTTAGCCAGTCGCTACCCGGTTCTGCTAGGGGTAGGTATCTCAGCCAATAATGTTCGTGAACTACTGGCCGAACTACCGGTGCAGGGAATTGCATTGAGTGGAGGAGATGAGGAGCAGCCTGGCAATAAAGAGTTTGGCGAGTTAATGGATATTCTCGAAGCTATCGAAGAAGACTAG